The Streptomyces sp. NBC_00102 genome segment CCGGCCGGGGCAGCCGTCCGGGCGGGCGGCCGCCCCGGCACGGGACGGGTGAGCGCCCCTCAGCCCTGCCCCTCGCTCCTCAGCCTCGCCGGACGCCCCTCAGCCCCGCCCCTCGCTCCTCAGCCCCGCCGGGCGCCCGTCTGCTCCGCCGCTGCCGCCCGGTAGAGCCGGCGCAGCCGCACCACGCCCAGGTCGTGCTGATAGAGGTTCTCCCGCTGGTCCGCGTCGGCGGGCATCGCCTCCAGCATCGCCCGGTCCTGCTCCAGCACCTCCCAGTGGCGCTTCTCGATCAGCGTCCGGTAGAGGAACCGCCAGGACGACCGCTGCCAGTCCTCCACCCGCCGGTAACGCCAGAAAAAGACACCGGAACGCCCCTCGTCGACCGGGCAGACCATGCCGACGATGCCGAACGGACCGCCGGGACCGGCGGACGGCGGGTACGGAATCGACAGGTCGACCCAGTCCACACCGGTACGGCACAGCTCCACCCAGTCGAAGTTGACGCCCCGCTGGTCCGTCTTCTCGAAGAAGTAGCCCCGATCCGTCTCCCGGATGCGGAACTTGGCGGTGGTGTCCCCGTCGAACATCGTGTGCGAGTCGTGGTGGAGGAACGCCCCGTGCATCGGGTCGAGCAGGTTCTCCACCGCGTACCGCCACGGCACGTCCCACTCCGCGTAGCAGAGGAAGGCCGACACTCCGTCTTCGGTGAGCGGCTCGGGGAGCGTCAGCTCCGGCGGCTCGGGGTGCTCCTCGTCGCCGAAGTACGCGAGGACCGCGCCCGCCACCTCCCGTACCGGCAGCGAGGCGACCAGCTTCTTCCCCTCCAGGCCGCACCCGGGAAGGCCGGGGACGGAGGACACCGTGCCGTCGCCCTCCACCTCCACCCCGTGGTACCAGCAGGCGACCCGGTCGCCGAGGTGCTTGCCCAGCGACAGCGGCGCGCCCCGGTGCGGGCACCGGTCGGCCAGCATCGACAGGACGCCGTCCGAGCGGCGGAAGAGCAGCCACTGCTCGCCGAGCGCGGTCACCCGGCGCATCGCGCCCGGGGCGACGAAGTGCGAGGGGACGACCGGATGCCACTGGTTGCGCAGCCCCGTGGCGTAGACGTGGTCGGCGGTGGCGGAGGACGACAAGGTCATGGTCAGGCTCCCAGTCGGGTGATCTCGGCGCGGAAGGACTCCTCGGTCCACGGTGTGCCGTCGGCCGCGTGCACCTGACGGGCATTCAAGCCACGTACGACGTCGGCGATTTCGTGGCCCTCCTTGGTGAAGACCTCTTCGAGGGTCGCGGCGAGCTTGTACTCGTACGGGGTCGGCTCGTGCGTCCGGGACTGGT includes the following:
- a CDS encoding aromatic ring-hydroxylating dioxygenase subunit alpha — its product is MTLSSSATADHVYATGLRNQWHPVVPSHFVAPGAMRRVTALGEQWLLFRRSDGVLSMLADRCPHRGAPLSLGKHLGDRVACWYHGVEVEGDGTVSSVPGLPGCGLEGKKLVASLPVREVAGAVLAYFGDEEHPEPPELTLPEPLTEDGVSAFLCYAEWDVPWRYAVENLLDPMHGAFLHHDSHTMFDGDTTAKFRIRETDRGYFFEKTDQRGVNFDWVELCRTGVDWVDLSIPYPPSAGPGGPFGIVGMVCPVDEGRSGVFFWRYRRVEDWQRSSWRFLYRTLIEKRHWEVLEQDRAMLEAMPADADQRENLYQHDLGVVRLRRLYRAAAAEQTGARRG
- a CDS encoding recombinase-like helix-turn-helix domain-containing protein; amino-acid sequence: MTDPLTDAWPYLDVHQSRTHEPTPYEYKLAATLEEVFTKEGHEIADVVRGLNARQVHAADGTPWTEESFRAEITRLGA